One genomic segment of Arachis duranensis cultivar V14167 chromosome 4, aradu.V14167.gnm2.J7QH, whole genome shotgun sequence includes these proteins:
- the LOC107484071 gene encoding uncharacterized protein LOC107484071, with protein sequence MGITMHNGKENQGKLQVTHEGTTIDKKTRIDMLNREYEIIAIKEGESINELFERFNIIIVGLDAIRIKKMVKFKERGKGSSSRKQKKDFNKVTCYKCKETGHFKSDCPKLKKEEKSKKGKKKELMASWEDLENDSDNDEESETKSQPCLMADHVEQVVSHNLDTEDLHLMIDHVSEKITCFLLDNQDLEQQITILKVENGFLKDKLREAEIAVELVCLASKRKGNMWFMDSGCSGHMTEKATFFIKLDEYDGGFVTFGDDGKGKIVAIGKFGKSFSSSINDVLLVDGLKHNLLSVSQYSSSINDVLLVDENDSDCEDVVNKEINEENPKSVQNEESVRPVLSHQDG encoded by the exons AtgggtatcacgatgcacaacggcaaagaAAATCAGGGAAAACTTCAAGTtactcatgaaggaaccaccataGATAAAAAGACCAGGATAGATATGTTGAACAGAGAGTATGAAATAATTGCAATAAAGGAAGGAGAATCTATTAATGAACTGTTCGAaagattcaacatcatcattgttggcttggatgctatAAGAATCAA gaaaatggtaAAGTTCAAGGAAAGAGGCAAGGGAAGCAGttcaagaaaacaaaagaaagattttAACAAGGTGACATGTTACAAATGCAAAGAGACTGGGCATTTCAAATCTGATTGCCCTAAGttaaagaaggaggagaagtcaaagaaaggaaagaaaaaggaacTGATGGCTTCTTGGGAGgacttggaaaatgactcagacaATGATGAAGAATCTGAGACCAAGTCCCAACCATGTCTCATGGCAGATCACGTTGAACAGGTAGTCTCTCATAACCTTGACACTGAagatcttcatcttatgatagaccaCGTTTCTGAAAAAATTACATGTTTCTTGCTGGATaaccaagatcttgaacaacaaatcaCCATTCTTAAAGTTGAAAATGGTTTCCTTAAAGATAAACTAAGGGAGGCTGAAATTGCTGTTGAActt gtatgcctagcatccaagcgGAAGGGCAATATGTGGTTCATGGATAGCGGATGCTCTGGGCATATGACCGAAAAagcaaccttcttcataaagcttgatgagtaTGACGGAGGGTttgtcactttcggtgatgatggtaaaggaaaaatagtggccATTGGAAAATTTGGTAAAAGCTTCTCATCTTCtataaatgatgttcttcttgttgatggtttgaaacataatttactaAGTGTTAGCCAATACTCATCTTCtataaatgatgttcttcttgttgatg AAAATGATTCAGATTGTGAAGATGTTGTCAATAAGGAAATCAATGAAGAAAATCCTAAGTCTGttcaaaatgaagaatctgtcCGTCCTGTTTTGTCGCATCAGGATGGATGA